One part of the Desulfotignum phosphitoxidans DSM 13687 genome encodes these proteins:
- a CDS encoding class I SAM-dependent methyltransferase, with product MGLYHRFILPTLMHRVCAHNDITGQRKKIIPQAEGRVLEIGIGSGLNLPFYDPKSVSSVWGIDPSRTLMNMIPEFPARQPFPVQLMTGSGEQIPLDSHCADTIVVTYTLCSIPDIRQALAEMRRVLKPSGRLLFCEHGRAPDIDVSRWQDRLTPLWKPMSGGCHLNRPIPALIRDSGFAIQGLEAGYVSPIRISGFHYRGTAVTR from the coding sequence ATGGGACTGTATCACCGATTCATTCTACCCACACTGATGCACCGGGTCTGCGCCCACAATGACATCACGGGCCAGCGCAAAAAAATTATTCCCCAGGCCGAAGGACGGGTACTGGAAATCGGGATCGGGTCCGGCCTGAACCTGCCGTTCTATGATCCGAAGTCCGTGTCAAGCGTGTGGGGTATCGATCCCAGCCGGACGTTGATGAACATGATCCCGGAATTCCCGGCCCGGCAGCCCTTCCCCGTCCAGCTGATGACGGGCTCGGGCGAACAGATTCCCCTGGACTCACACTGTGCCGACACCATCGTGGTGACCTATACCTTATGTTCCATCCCGGATATCCGGCAGGCCCTGGCAGAGATGCGGCGGGTGTTGAAACCTTCGGGCCGGCTGCTTTTCTGTGAACACGGCCGGGCCCCGGATATCGATGTTTCCCGGTGGCAGGACCGCCTGACCCCGTTGTGGAAACCAATGTCCGGCGGGTGTCATCTGAACCGGCCCATCCCGGCCCTGATCAGGGACAGCGGATTCGCCATCCAGGGGCTGGAGGCCGGGTATGTCAGCCCCATCCGCATATCCGGGTTCCATTACCGGGGGACGGCCGTGACCCGCTGA
- a CDS encoding class I SAM-dependent DNA methyltransferase: protein MQTPKRHRIQFPQASAGSLAQDEAYFYLVSPDKEKKKIRFHDYDQIYNMPGLYEQIFYDRLKCSSPTKVAQILKSALNQTDENFSELRVLDLGAGNGLMGDAFKQFGVSRLIGVDIIPEAKTATERDRPHLYDAYYISDFCNLTDDEREEYLSWSLNCLTVVAALGFGDIPTKAFIEAFNMIQSPGWVGFNIKETFLNESDDAGFSRMIRELIFSNYMDIYHLERYRHRLSIEGEPLYYYAIGARKKADIPESMITKFA, encoded by the coding sequence ATGCAAACCCCGAAAAGACATCGTATTCAATTCCCCCAGGCATCTGCAGGAAGTCTGGCCCAGGATGAAGCCTATTTTTATCTGGTTTCACCGGATAAAGAAAAAAAAAAGATCCGGTTTCATGATTATGACCAGATCTATAATATGCCCGGACTGTATGAACAGATTTTTTATGACCGTCTCAAATGCAGTTCCCCCACAAAAGTGGCGCAGATTCTCAAATCCGCCCTCAACCAGACTGATGAAAACTTCAGTGAACTCCGGGTCCTGGATCTGGGGGCCGGAAACGGGCTGATGGGCGATGCCTTTAAACAATTCGGGGTTTCCCGGCTCATCGGCGTGGATATCATTCCTGAAGCCAAAACCGCCACTGAAAGGGATCGGCCCCATTTGTACGATGCCTATTATATCAGTGATTTCTGTAATTTGACGGATGATGAAAGAGAAGAATACCTGTCCTGGTCCCTGAACTGCCTGACCGTGGTGGCGGCTTTGGGTTTCGGAGATATCCCGACCAAAGCGTTCATCGAGGCGTTCAATATGATTCAATCCCCGGGATGGGTGGGATTCAACATCAAGGAAACCTTTCTTAACGAAAGTGATGATGCCGGATTTTCACGCATGATCCGGGAACTGATTTTCTCCAACTACATGGATATCTATCATCTGGAACGGTACCGGCACCGCCTGTCCATTGAAGGCGAACCTCTGTACTATTACGCCATCGGTGCAAGGAAAAAAGCGGATATTCCTGAATCCATGATCACCAAATTTGCCTGA
- a CDS encoding MFS transporter, with the protein MKNQQTSHDLTSAYLPLFFLTAIFFMNFTIRISISPLMPTILTDMDLTGDQAGSFFLFSATGYCIAVFFSGVVSARIMHRNTIVLSAVGTGLVFIFTGFCHSLSGMRLGIFLAGMGAGLYLSSGIAVLTSTISRKNWGKALGIHELAPNLSFLLTPMICEMLLLWMSWRYVFFVLGGVYILLGWSFSRFSTIRDFPGEAPKLKSFYPLAAIPSFWWMMLLFSLGVSGTLGIYSMLPLYLVNEHGIAQTQANTFVTLSRVATLPMTLAIGWITDRLGLKPVITAVLMLSGILVILIGIFSGRLLLAAIFCQPVVAICFFPPAFAALSNIGSSQTRNVAVSFTIPAAFLVGGGVIPGMIGVLSENGYFSAGFVVTGILILSGAILPGFLKFSSQEDGYPDESG; encoded by the coding sequence ATGAAAAATCAACAGACATCACACGATCTGACATCCGCGTATTTGCCGCTGTTTTTTCTCACCGCCATTTTTTTCATGAATTTTACCATCCGGATCAGCATTTCACCGCTGATGCCGACCATTCTCACGGATATGGACCTGACCGGGGATCAGGCCGGCTCTTTTTTCCTGTTTTCCGCCACGGGATACTGCATTGCCGTGTTTTTTTCAGGCGTTGTCTCTGCCCGGATCATGCACCGGAACACCATTGTTTTGTCTGCCGTGGGAACCGGGCTGGTGTTTATTTTTACCGGATTCTGCCACAGTTTGTCCGGCATGAGGCTGGGAATATTTCTGGCCGGCATGGGGGCCGGGTTGTATCTGTCATCCGGTATTGCCGTGCTCACGTCCACCATTTCCCGGAAAAACTGGGGAAAAGCCCTGGGCATTCATGAGCTGGCACCCAATTTGAGTTTTCTGCTGACCCCGATGATCTGTGAAATGCTGCTTTTATGGATGTCGTGGCGGTATGTGTTTTTTGTCCTGGGCGGGGTGTACATCCTTCTGGGATGGTCTTTTTCCCGGTTTTCCACAATCCGGGATTTTCCCGGGGAAGCCCCGAAGCTTAAATCATTTTATCCTTTGGCAGCCATTCCGTCGTTCTGGTGGATGATGCTGCTGTTCAGTCTGGGGGTTTCCGGCACACTGGGCATTTATTCCATGCTGCCGCTGTACCTGGTGAACGAGCACGGTATTGCGCAAACTCAGGCCAACACCTTTGTGACGCTGTCCCGGGTCGCAACGCTTCCCATGACTTTGGCGATCGGATGGATCACGGATCGGCTGGGCCTGAAACCCGTGATTACCGCAGTCCTGATGTTGAGCGGCATTCTGGTGATATTGATCGGGATTTTTTCCGGCCGCCTGTTGCTGGCTGCCATTTTCTGTCAGCCCGTGGTGGCCATCTGTTTTTTTCCGCCGGCTTTTGCCGCATTGTCCAACATCGGATCCAGTCAGACCCGCAACGTGGCTGTTTCGTTTACGATCCCGGCCGCCTTTCTGGTGGGCGGCGGGGTAATACCCGGCATGATCGGTGTGTTAAGTGAAAACGGGTATTTTTCCGCCGGGTTTGTGGTGACGGGCATTTTGATTCTATCGGGTGCAATTCTGCCCGGGTTCCTGAAATTTTCGTCCCAGGAGGACGGCTACCCGGATGAGTCCGGGTAG
- a CDS encoding STAS-like domain-containing protein, translating to MARLRKRGETIRQFILDNVEHHPSDIVQIATEKFDVSRQAINKHIRQLIEQKTLIMSGQTKDRRYGLPPIKEVTKTFPLDNTLQEDVVWRNEISVLLPGFPDNVIEVWNHCFTEILNNAIDHSSGQMVTIGFKRNAVSTEIHILDDGEGIFKKIQREMGLLDERHAVLELSKGKLTTDPSRHTGEGIFFSSRMVDDFEILSGGVFFSHKHTEESDWILERYQPGKGTGVYMKMKNNSSRSVKKIFDAYTTSEDYGFNKTIVPVRLAQYGNEMLVSRSQAKRLLSRIDRFKTVILDFKGVDSIGQAFADEIFRVFAMKNKDINLLHVNASREVEQMIMRALLKAD from the coding sequence ATGGCAAGATTAAGAAAACGTGGGGAAACGATTCGGCAGTTCATCCTTGATAATGTTGAACATCATCCTTCCGATATAGTTCAGATAGCTACAGAAAAGTTCGATGTTTCGCGACAGGCAATAAATAAACATATCCGGCAACTGATAGAACAAAAAACACTGATTATGTCCGGACAAACAAAGGATCGCAGGTATGGGCTTCCTCCAATCAAAGAAGTGACAAAAACATTTCCTTTGGATAACACCCTGCAGGAGGATGTGGTCTGGCGGAATGAAATATCTGTTCTGCTTCCCGGTTTCCCAGACAATGTCATTGAAGTATGGAACCACTGCTTTACAGAAATTCTCAATAACGCGATAGATCATTCATCAGGACAAATGGTCACGATCGGCTTCAAAAGAAATGCTGTCAGCACTGAAATACATATCCTTGACGACGGGGAGGGTATATTCAAAAAAATTCAGCGGGAAATGGGGTTGCTGGATGAACGCCATGCTGTTTTGGAATTATCCAAAGGAAAGCTCACAACTGATCCATCACGGCATACAGGAGAGGGCATTTTTTTTTCTTCAAGAATGGTCGATGACTTTGAAATTTTATCTGGGGGCGTATTTTTTTCACATAAACATACCGAAGAATCTGATTGGATTCTTGAGAGATACCAGCCAGGCAAAGGCACTGGGGTTTATATGAAGATGAAAAACAATTCTTCCAGAAGCGTAAAAAAAATTTTTGACGCATACACCACTTCCGAAGATTATGGTTTCAATAAAACGATAGTGCCTGTCCGTCTGGCGCAATACGGAAACGAAATGCTGGTATCCCGGTCGCAAGCCAAAAGGCTTTTGTCACGAATTGATCGTTTTAAAACTGTGATCCTTGATTTTAAGGGAGTCGATTCCATAGGGCAAGCGTTTGCTGATGAAATATTCCGGGTGTTTGCAATGAAAAATAAAGACATCAATCTGCTGCATGTTAACGCATCCAGGGAAGTGGAGCAGATGATCATGCGTGCACTTTTAAAAGCGGATTGA
- a CDS encoding sigma-70 family RNA polymerase sigma factor — translation MTKTSHQNQSETDNKRSTKKDFLLPVPKARAAGTKALVKSDPIQSYLNEINRYRLLTREEEIDLGKRIQEEGDQEAAYIMTTSNLRLVVKIALEFQRVWMQNLLDLIQEGNIGLVQAVKKFDPYKNVKFSYYASFWIKAYILKFIMDNWRMVKIGTTQGQRKLFFRLKKEKQQLIEQGFDPKPKLLSERLGVSEKEVVDMDQRLANWDLSLDEPLKNDSNTERIEFINTESDSSEDQMAKKEIEGILHTKVKKFKRTLNDREMEIFEKRIFSDSPQTLQEIGETYKISRERVRQIENNILKKMKTFFKKDMPDFDMYDHTL, via the coding sequence ATGACAAAGACATCCCATCAGAATCAATCCGAGACAGACAACAAACGGTCAACCAAAAAAGATTTTCTTCTTCCGGTGCCCAAAGCCAGAGCTGCCGGTACCAAAGCACTGGTCAAATCCGATCCCATTCAAAGCTATCTGAATGAAATCAACCGGTACCGGCTGCTGACCCGGGAAGAAGAGATCGATCTGGGCAAACGCATTCAGGAAGAAGGGGATCAGGAAGCCGCGTATATCATGACCACATCCAATCTGAGGCTGGTGGTGAAAATCGCCCTGGAATTCCAGCGGGTATGGATGCAGAATCTGCTGGATCTGATCCAGGAAGGGAATATCGGGCTGGTCCAGGCGGTTAAAAAATTTGATCCCTATAAAAATGTCAAATTCTCCTATTATGCCTCTTTCTGGATCAAGGCGTATATTCTCAAATTTATCATGGACAACTGGCGGATGGTGAAAATCGGGACCACCCAGGGGCAGCGCAAACTGTTTTTCCGGTTGAAAAAAGAAAAACAGCAGCTCATTGAACAGGGATTCGATCCCAAACCAAAACTGTTGTCCGAACGTCTGGGCGTATCTGAAAAAGAAGTGGTGGACATGGACCAGCGCCTGGCCAACTGGGACCTGTCTCTGGATGAACCGTTGAAAAACGACTCCAATACGGAGCGGATTGAATTCATCAACACGGAATCGGATTCATCCGAGGACCAGATGGCCAAAAAGGAAATTGAAGGCATCCTTCACACCAAGGTCAAAAAATTCAAACGCACCCTCAATGACCGGGAAATGGAAATTTTTGAAAAGCGTATTTTTTCCGATTCCCCCCAGACCCTTCAGGAAATCGGGGAAACCTACAAAATTTCCCGGGAACGGGTTCGGCAGATTGAAAACAATATTTTAAAAAAAATGAAAACATTTTTCAAAAAAGACATGCCTGATTTCGACATGTATGACCATACCCTATAA